The following coding sequences lie in one Sphaeramia orbicularis unplaced genomic scaffold, fSphaOr1.1, whole genome shotgun sequence genomic window:
- the LOC115416706 gene encoding lys-63-specific deubiquitinase BRCC36 has protein sequence MAVSAVHLESDAFLVCMNHALSTEKEEVMGLCIGEVELSRIVHIHSVIILRRSDKRKDRVEISPEQLSAASTEAERLADTTGRPMRVVGWYHSHPHITVWPSHVDVRTQAMYQMLDQCFVGLIFSCFIEDKNTKTGRVLYTCFQSVHAPKGSEYERVEIPIHVVPREAIGKVCLESAVELPRILCQEEQDTYRKIHNLAHLDPVTKIHNGSVFTKNLCSQMSAVSGPLLQWLEDRLEHNKHSILELQQEKERLLQELEAL, from the exons ATGGCGGTGAGCGCGGTCCACCTGGAGTCGGACGCCTTCCTCGTGTGCATGAACCACGCGCTGAGCACCGAGAAGGAGGAGGTGATGGGCCTGTGCATCGGGGAGGTGGAGCTCAGCCGGATCGTCCACATCCACTCGGTCATCATCCTCCGCCGCTCCGACAAGCGCAAGGACCGGGTGGAGATCTCCCCGGAGCAGCTGTCGGCGGCGTCCACGGAGGCGGAGCGGCTCGCGGACACCACGGGCCGGCCCATGCGCGTGGTGGGCTGGTACCACTCGCACCCGCACATCACCGTGTGGCCGTCGCACGTGGACGTGCGCACGCAGGCCATGTACCAGATGCTGGACCAGTGCTTCGTCGGACTCATCTTCTCCTGCTTCATCGAGGACAAGAACACCAAGACGGGCCGCGTGCTCTACACCTGCTTCCAGTCCGTGCACGCGCCCAAGGGCTCCGAGTACGAGCGCGTGGAGATCCCGATCCACGTCGTGCCGCGCGAGGCCATCGGAAAG GTCTGTCTGGAGTCGGCCGTGGAGCTGCCCAGGATCCTGTGTCAGGAGGAGCAGGACACCTACCGCAAGATCCACAACCTGGCCCACCTGGACCCGGTCACCAAGATCCACAACGGCTCCGTGTTCACCAAGAACCTGTGCAGCCAGATGTCTGCGGTGAGCGGACCGCTGCTGCAGTGGCTGGAGGACCGACTGGAACACAACAAGCACAGCATCCTGGAGCTGCAGCAGGAGAAGGAGAGGCTGCTGCAGGAGCTGGAGGCcctgtga